One Mytilus trossulus isolate FHL-02 chromosome 5, PNRI_Mtr1.1.1.hap1, whole genome shotgun sequence DNA segment encodes these proteins:
- the LOC134717629 gene encoding uncharacterized protein LOC134717629 — translation MFHVLVTQTHVTMVDYALKQGRLHFRVIVDRNGQETGVTFIYQALVTQTHATTVAYALRQERLHFRVIVDRNGQETDVTFIYQALVIQTHVNTVEHALKPDQIILCATVDGYGLAIAAKVK, via the exons ATGTTCCATGTCCTTGTGACCCAAACCCATGTAACAATGGTGGACTATGCACTGAAACAGGGACGACTACATTTTCGTGTGATTGTGGATCGCAATGGACAGGAGACCGGTGTGACG TTCATATACCAGGCCCTTGTGACCCAAACCCATGCTACAACGGTGGCCTATGCACTGAGACAGGAACGACTACATTTTCGTGTGATTGTGGATCGCAATGGACAGGAGACCGATGTGAcg TTCATATACCAGGCCCTTGTGATCCAAACCCATGTAAACACGGTGGAACATGCACTAAAACCGGATCAGATAATTTTATGTGCCACTGTAGACGGATATGGTCTGGCGATAGCTGCGAAGGTTAAATAA